In a genomic window of Amphiura filiformis unplaced genomic scaffold, Afil_fr2py scaffold_32, whole genome shotgun sequence:
- the LOC140143926 gene encoding uncharacterized protein produces the protein MAEAEVSQPSTSDVSSNSITDEQAHSSTEQTNGSVDAYANDNLTNDSQHVNGEKPVGRGRRKLGLVHRKRQMQRKRGSKVKVDQDVVLNGLVKKRRGRPRMFPKREPDEETIADLADPEEIEKILMTPLDEAVEEEEEVVDGGAGGTDSLKASVGYEKMRTKPRKERIKKNLKSGHYECPYCSFQSQYYSAVASHTLIHTGEKPYKCRICDYRARQRGHIVVHMRMHSGSKPFVCPDCDYATIQRSHLRVHMQVHSSERPFQCHTCAYRSKHQSILKVHMKKYGHEKAYSCSECTYTTARKHNLLQHMTLHTGLKPYKCDLCSYESNQKGHLNVHIRTHTREKPFKCDECPFASTVPKSLREHMTMHEGKRPLQCPYCSFSTSQPFSIKNHIALHEDTKQFKCKFCSYSTSLEKDFHTHRSIHLQTATYCCNMCTFNTPFKHQLENHMICHDETADPDAKNKSMWDRKIKMEKLSPTNHRTKTTFKKRLRYLAKPLQRTVDASASPRRAKSPAKSSSGERSCWGKR, from the exons ATGGCAGAGGCTGAAGTTTCCCAGCCCAGTACATCTGACGTAAGCTCTAATTCCATAACAGATGAACAGGCTCACAGCAGTACAGAACAAACAAATGGCTCTGTTGATGCATACgcaaatgacaatttaacaaaCGATAGCCAACATGTCAACGGAGAAAAACCAGTGGGGAGAGGTCGAAGGAAACTTGGGCTAGTGCACAGAAAACGACAGATGCAGCGtaaaagggggtcaaaggtcaaagtagACCAGGATGTCGTCCTTAACGGGCTGGTCAAAAAACGTCGGGGTCGGCCGCGCATGTTTCCAAAGAGAGAGCCAGACGAAGAGACCATTGCGGATTTGGCCGATCCAGAGGAGATAGAGAAAATCCTCATGACGCCGTTGGACGAAGCTGTTGAGGAGGAAGAAGAGGTAGTGGATGGTGGTGCCGGTGGAACTGACAGTCTCAAGGCGAGCGTGGGGTACGAGAAAATGCGCACAAAACCACGCAAAGAACGCATCAAGAAGAACTTGAAAAGCGGTCACTACGAGTGTCCGTACTGCTCGTTTCAGTCTCAGTATTACAGCGCTGTCGCCAGCCACACTCTGATCCATACCGGTGAGAAACCGTACAAATGTCGCATCTGTGATTACAGGGCTCGTCAACGAGGGCACATCGTGGTGCACATGCGTATGCATAGCGGATCCAAGCCATTCGTATGCCCAGATTGTGATTATGCGACAATTCAGAGGAGTCACCTTCGAGTACACATGCAG GTCCACAGTAGTGAACGTCCATTCCAGTGTCATACCTGCGCCTACAGATCTAAACACCAGTCCATCCTCAAGGTTCACATGAAGAAATATGGACACGAGAAAGCGTACAGCTGCTCCGAGTGCACGTACACCACCGCTCGCAAACACAACCTTCTACAACACATGACGCTTCATACTGGACTTAAGCCGTATAAATGCGACCTGTGCTCGTACGAGAGCAACCAAAAGGGTCATCTCAACGTCCACATCCGGACCCACACGCGCGAGAAACCGTTCAAATGCGACGAGTGCCCGTTTGCGTCCACCGTGCCGAAGTCTTTGCGGGAGCACATGACGATGCACGAAGGGAAGCGCCCTCTGCAGTGTCCGTACTGCTCCTTCTCAACCAGTCAGCCGTTTTCCATCAAGAATCATATCGCGTTACATGAGGACACCAAGCAGTTCAAGTGTAAGTTTTGCTCCTATTCTACGAGTTTAGAAAAGGACTTCCACACCCACCGCTCCATACATCTCCAGACTGCAACGTACTGTTGTAACATGTGCACCTTCAACACGCCGTTCAAGCATCAGTTAGAGAACCACATGATCTGTCACGACGAAACCGCCGATCCCGACGCCAAGAACAAGAGCATGTGGGACAGAAAAATCAAGATGGAGAAGCTGAGCCCGACGAATCATCGCACGAAAACGACCTTTAAGAAGCGGCTGCGGTACCTCGCGAAACCGCTGCAACGGACTGTCGATGCCAGCGCATCGCCGAGGCGCGCAAAGTCGCCAGCGAAAAGCTCCTCAGGTGAACGGTCATGCTGGGGTAAACGATGA